ATGCTTGCTATTCCTAAGAGACATGTTGTAAGGTACCATGATCTTGAGGACGAGGAAGCAGCAAAGTTATTTGTGCTTTCCAAAAAGGCAGCCAGCATTATTAAGGAAAGTTATAAGCCTAAATTTGTTGATTTAATAATAAGAGGGGGAAGAGTTGATCATGTTCATATTATTCTCCAGCCCGAATTTGGAGAGGATGACCCCCATAATCTTATGTTTAGATTGATGGAGTCACTTTTTAAGTTACTACCAGATGAGTTTCTCGATAAGACTTATGGACAGTTGAAAGAAAAATTTAAGGGATTAAAGATTTAAATTTTGAGACCTAGATTTATCTATTAATAAAATATTATATTTTTAGAAAAATGATATTGCAAATCAATGTATTTAAAAATTACATTTTATTTTTTAACATTAGTTTGTTTATTTTAATAAAATAAATATAATTGTATTATAATATGAGAAAAAGGTGAAGTAGAATGGAAGAGTGTGAATATATTAACCAATTAAATGAGAAGTGGACAAAGATATGGCCACACCCATCACTTCCCAAGGAACCAAAATATCCTTTTGGAAAAATACCAATACATAAATATCTAGAAAAATATGCTGAAATAGAACCGTCAAGAACTTATTTGATATATTATGGTAGAAAGATATCCTATGGAGAGATTGATAACCTAAGTGATAGATTTGCAAACTATCTTACAAGCACAGGATTTGCTAGAGATAGGGTTGCTTTATTGCTTCCAAATATACCTCAATTTTACATAGCCTATTTCGGAACATTAAAAGTAGGTGGTGTATGTGCACTATTGAATCCAATGCTGAAAGAAATAGAATTGGAGCAATTTTTACAATTATCTAAGCCCAAAGTCCTATTAGTTCTTGAATCAAATTATCAGATGGTAGGTAGAATAGTTAAAAAATTATCAAGAGAATGCACAATTATCGCAACCTCAATAGATAAATTTATTCCGCACAAGCCTGATATACCTTTACATCCCCATATGAAAGTCAGGTTACAGAGACAAGAAGGGGCTATATACTTGTCTGATGTTCTTCAGAATTCACAGTCGAAGAAATCAAACATAGAAGTCAAGATTGATGATTACGCGACAATGAATTTTACTGGTGGTACAACAGGATTGCCAAAATGTGTTTTACACAAGCATTTGAACATCATATATACTGGTGCATGTGTGCATACATTTGGTTATGCGGATATATTGGTCGAACATTATGGAGGAAAACAAATAGATTTTAATAATTTTATTTTAAAGATGAAAAATGAAGAGGTTGTTTTGGCTGCTATGCCAATATTTTGGGTAGCAGGAAACGATATTGGTGTAGTTGGCCCAACTATTTCTGGCACAACAATTGTATTACTTGTTAGATGGGATTTAACTGCAGCAGTCAAAGCTATCCAGAGGTATAGTATTAAAACTGTATATGCACCCTTTGACCTTTACTGGGAGATCATAAACTATCAAGATGTTTGTAAATATGATCTGACATCTTTAGTATCCTGCACAGGCTCTAGTTTTGTGAAATCACTTACGCAAGAGCTTAGGGATAAGTGGAAAAAGTTGACAGGTGCTTTGCTTCATGAAGCTGCTTATGGGTTAACAGAGACCCACACATTTGATACCTTTGTTTCTGGTTTTCATAAAGAGGATATGGATATAAAGGAAAGTGAGAAATATGGTGGAATTTTTTGTGGCATACCTACTCCAGGAACAATAATAAAGATTGTAGATGGAAGAGGTAGAATAGTGCCATTTGGTGAGCGAGGAGAGATAGCCATTAAATCCCCATCTCTTGTTGAGGGGTATCTCGAAAATCTAGAAGAGACGAAAAAGTCATTCGTAAATGGATGGTTATTAACTGGAGATATAGGAATGTACGATGGGAATGGCTTCTTTTACTATATATCAAGAAAAAAGTATATGTTGAAGGTTTCAGGGGTTAGCGTATATCCTTCGGAGATAGAGTTTATTTTGCTTAAACACCCTTCAGTAGAAAAGGCAGGTGTTATAGGTACAAGTGATCCAAAAAAAGGGGAAGTGCCTATTGCATTCGCGAAGCTTAAAGAAGAGTTTCAGGGTAAGGTTAAAGAAGAGGATCTTCTAGAATGGTGTAGAGAACATATGGCGCCTTACAATATCCCTAAAAAAATATTAATCAGAGATTCTCTTCCACTCACAACAACGGGTAAGGTTATAAGAGAAGAATTGACAAAGATCTTTAAAAATCTTTATAAAAGTTAAATATGTTTAAGAAACATATCAATTATGTTATTCTTTCTAAAGATATTGTATTGCTTTAAAATTGTGAGGGGTTGAGTGTAGTATCTCTAGTATTAATATTAAATTTTTTTGTTTTTAAATAAAATGTTCTCCTGCTAATACCCAGTTTTTCTATAGCTTCTGTTATAGTATTTGAATTTGTTATTGCTTTAATAATCTCTTTTTTTTCGATACTGCTTAATTTATCAGGTAAATTTTTTATATTGGTATTTTCATATATGTGTTTTGGCAAGTCTTTTGGTTTTATAGTGATACCGTCAGAGATAATAACAGCATGATATATGCTATTCTCAAGCTCTCTTACATTCCCTGGCCAACTATATCTCCTTAATATTTCATTTACGCTACTCTCAAATGTAAGTTTGAGTGAATATTTTTTATTAAAGATACTGAGATAGTAATTTGAAAGAAGTAGGATATCATCATCTCTTTCCCTTAAGGGGGGTAAGTTTACTTCAAAGACATTAAGCCTATAATAAAGATCTTTTCTAAATTTCCCTGAATCAATTAATGTATTTAAATTTCTATTTGTAGCTGAAACCAGCCTAACATTGACATTGATTGTTTTGTTACTACCTAGTGGGCTATATTCCATATTTTGAGTTACTCTAAGTAGTTTAGACTGCATTGAAATGTCGAGTTCACTTATCTCATCTAAAAATAGGGTGCCACCATTTGCTTGATATAGTTTACCTTTATGCCCTGAGTTTTTGGCACCTGTAAAAGCACCCTGTTCATAACCAAAAACCTCTGATTCAAAAAGCTCTTTAGGTATAGCAGCACAATTTATAGATATAAATGGTCCCTTTTTTCTTATACTATTTTCATGTATAAAATAAGCTACTAATTCCTTACCAGTTCCAGTTTCTCCATTGATTAGAACTGGCGCGTCTGTACAGGCTACCTTTTTAGCTAGAGCTACTTCCTCTTTAAAGCATCTATTTTCACCTATTAAATGTTTATTACTTTTTAGGTTATAATAGAGGTGCTCATTAAAATTGTCATTCTTATCTCTACTAAACAATGATATTGCTCCTATAATCTCGTTATTTAACTTAACAGGGAATATGTTTGCAATAACTTTTTTCTTTAAGCTTTTAATATATATTGGATAATTATTAACTGTTTTATCATTTTTTAATACATTTATTATAATAGCATTAGGCTCAATATCTTTTAAAAACTTCCCCATAATTTTATATTTGGGTACACCCAATAAATTACAATAAATATCATTAACCCAAAGAACATATGAGTTTTTGTCGATTATTATCATAGCCTCATTTATATGATTAAATGTATAGGTAAGATAGTAAAAATATATATTATTTTTTAGTAAATTTATAAAATATAGTGGTATATATCCAATTAATCTTTTTTTACTATTAACCAAATAGATATGATTATTTTTTATATTTTTTTCCTCTATAAAAATCTTTAATTCATCTATTGATGTTAAATTATCTATATTTAGAATATTAACATTATCTTTTATAATATTTACTGTAGCATGATTATTTTCTAAAGATATTTTTATATCCTTTGTTTTTAATAAACCAATAAGTATGCTATCTTTATCTATAATTGGTAAAAATTCTACCTCTAATTTATTAATATTTTTAAGAATATTTACGTTAATATTATTTAAATTTAATTTGTCACATTTATCTGGAAAATTATTATCAATTCTAACAATTTTTAAACTATAGATATTATTTAAGAAGTAAGATTTTATATTAAACATAATATTTTATATTAAACTGTTTTATATATATTATGTATAAAAAGTAAACAAATGTAAAGACATAAAACCAACATAATAATAAGAAATTTATTTTTTATATAATATGTAAACAATATATATTTTTAATACGCTATTATAAGGGTATTTACAGCTTTATTAATGTGGCATATGATTTGCATAATATAAATAAGTTTTATCTATGGAGGTTTCTATGATCTCAAAAAATTTGTTAACTGATGAAGCAAAAAACATAATGG
The genomic region above belongs to Deferribacterota bacterium and contains:
- a CDS encoding HIT domain-containing protein translates to MDCIFCKIAKGEAPSRKLYEDEEFMVILDIGGAFFINSNEPIPGRMLAIPKRHVVRYHDLEDEEAAKLFVLSKKAASIIKESYKPKFVDLIIRGGRVDHVHIILQPEFGEDDPHNLMFRLMESLFKLLPDEFLDKTYGQLKEKFKGLKI
- a CDS encoding AMP-binding protein, with the translated sequence MEECEYINQLNEKWTKIWPHPSLPKEPKYPFGKIPIHKYLEKYAEIEPSRTYLIYYGRKISYGEIDNLSDRFANYLTSTGFARDRVALLLPNIPQFYIAYFGTLKVGGVCALLNPMLKEIELEQFLQLSKPKVLLVLESNYQMVGRIVKKLSRECTIIATSIDKFIPHKPDIPLHPHMKVRLQRQEGAIYLSDVLQNSQSKKSNIEVKIDDYATMNFTGGTTGLPKCVLHKHLNIIYTGACVHTFGYADILVEHYGGKQIDFNNFILKMKNEEVVLAAMPIFWVAGNDIGVVGPTISGTTIVLLVRWDLTAAVKAIQRYSIKTVYAPFDLYWEIINYQDVCKYDLTSLVSCTGSSFVKSLTQELRDKWKKLTGALLHEAAYGLTETHTFDTFVSGFHKEDMDIKESEKYGGIFCGIPTPGTIIKIVDGRGRIVPFGERGEIAIKSPSLVEGYLENLEETKKSFVNGWLLTGDIGMYDGNGFFYYISRKKYMLKVSGVSVYPSEIEFILLKHPSVEKAGVIGTSDPKKGEVPIAFAKLKEEFQGKVKEEDLLEWCREHMAPYNIPKKILIRDSLPLTTTGKVIREELTKIFKNLYKS
- a CDS encoding sigma 54-interacting transcriptional regulator, which produces MFNIKSYFLNNIYSLKIVRIDNNFPDKCDKLNLNNINVNILKNINKLEVEFLPIIDKDSILIGLLKTKDIKISLENNHATVNIIKDNVNILNIDNLTSIDELKIFIEEKNIKNNHIYLVNSKKRLIGYIPLYFINLLKNNIYFYYLTYTFNHINEAMIIIDKNSYVLWVNDIYCNLLGVPKYKIMGKFLKDIEPNAIIINVLKNDKTVNNYPIYIKSLKKKVIANIFPVKLNNEIIGAISLFSRDKNDNFNEHLYYNLKSNKHLIGENRCFKEEVALAKKVACTDAPVLINGETGTGKELVAYFIHENSIRKKGPFISINCAAIPKELFESEVFGYEQGAFTGAKNSGHKGKLYQANGGTLFLDEISELDISMQSKLLRVTQNMEYSPLGSNKTINVNVRLVSATNRNLNTLIDSGKFRKDLYYRLNVFEVNLPPLRERDDDILLLSNYYLSIFNKKYSLKLTFESSVNEILRRYSWPGNVRELENSIYHAVIISDGITIKPKDLPKHIYENTNIKNLPDKLSSIEKKEIIKAITNSNTITEAIEKLGISRRTFYLKTKKFNINTRDTTLNPSQF